The following proteins are encoded in a genomic region of Arthrobacter jiangjiafuii:
- a CDS encoding class I SAM-dependent RNA methyltransferase: MTTDTTTSEIELTIGAPAHGGHFVARHEGRVVFVRHALPGERVRARLTDAADGASFWRADVTEVLEAAPGRVEHFWPEADALRAASRGRLPVGGAEFGHIDLATQRALKADIFAEQLLRLAKVDQKVTVEPALDERADGLHWRTRASFSVAPGGRLAMHAHRSDELIPVQRMPLAVEAVNNLQLWDVDFSGVSRVEVAVPTTGAPLVLLIPAAGAHPKSLGRIASALPTGTSIASWDPETSTLNRLRGRTWVQETVLGHDYRVTGAGFWQIHRNAPQTLIGAVLDGLQIQPGEQIADLYAGAGLFTAPLADAAGESGRVLSVEASAAASRDARKNLFAAPQVEILQGRVDKALAAYEGRLDVVLLDPPRVGAGKDVVGQIVAAAPRAVGYVSCDPASFARDLGYFQDLGWKLESLRVFDLYPHTHHMESFAVLTPA; the protein is encoded by the coding sequence CGGAGAGCGCGTCCGTGCCCGCCTGACAGACGCGGCCGACGGCGCCAGCTTCTGGCGTGCCGACGTCACCGAAGTCCTGGAAGCGGCTCCGGGCCGGGTCGAGCATTTCTGGCCCGAGGCAGATGCGCTGCGCGCCGCCTCCCGCGGCCGGCTGCCGGTGGGCGGAGCCGAGTTCGGCCACATCGACCTTGCGACCCAGCGCGCCCTTAAGGCCGACATCTTCGCCGAGCAGCTGCTGCGCCTGGCCAAGGTGGACCAGAAGGTAACGGTCGAACCGGCCCTGGACGAACGCGCCGACGGCCTGCACTGGCGGACCCGGGCCAGCTTCTCCGTGGCCCCGGGCGGCCGCCTGGCCATGCATGCCCACCGCTCCGACGAGCTCATCCCCGTCCAGCGCATGCCGCTGGCCGTGGAGGCCGTCAACAACCTGCAGCTCTGGGACGTCGACTTCAGCGGAGTATCCCGCGTTGAAGTGGCCGTACCGACAACCGGTGCGCCCCTGGTCCTGCTGATTCCGGCAGCCGGTGCCCATCCCAAGTCGCTGGGGCGCATCGCATCCGCCCTTCCCACCGGCACCTCCATTGCCTCCTGGGACCCCGAAACCTCCACCCTGAACCGCCTGCGCGGCCGCACCTGGGTGCAGGAAACCGTACTGGGCCACGATTACCGCGTCACCGGTGCCGGCTTCTGGCAGATCCACCGCAACGCCCCGCAGACCCTGATCGGTGCGGTACTGGACGGACTGCAGATCCAGCCGGGGGAGCAGATCGCCGACCTGTACGCCGGCGCCGGCCTGTTCACTGCACCGCTGGCCGATGCTGCCGGGGAAAGCGGGCGCGTGCTGTCCGTCGAGGCTTCCGCCGCTGCGAGCCGTGACGCCCGCAAGAACCTGTTTGCCGCCCCGCAGGTCGAAATCCTGCAGGGACGCGTGGACAAGGCGCTGGCCGCGTACGAAGGCCGGCTCGACGTCGTCCTGCTGGATCCGCCGCGCGTGGGTGCCGGCAAGGACGTGGTGGGCCAGATCGTGGCCGCCGCGCCGCGCGCCGTCGGCTACGTCTCCTGCGATCCGGCCTCCTTTGCCCGCGACCTGGGCTACTTCCAGGATCTGGGCTGGAAGCTTGAGTCGCTGCGGGTCTTTGACCTCTACCCGCACACGCACCACATGGAGTCCTTCGCGGTGCTGACCCCGGCCTAA